One Quadrisphaera sp. RL12-1S DNA segment encodes these proteins:
- the rpsT gene encoding 30S ribosomal protein S20, with the protein MANIKSQIKRIRTNEAARLRNKAVKSELRTAVRHVREAVAAGDAEKASTALRVAGRKLDKAVSKGVIHSNQAANRKSALAKVVSSAS; encoded by the coding sequence GTGGCCAACATCAAGTCCCAGATCAAGCGCATCCGCACCAACGAGGCTGCGCGCCTGCGCAACAAGGCCGTGAAGTCCGAGCTGCGCACCGCCGTGCGCCACGTCCGCGAGGCCGTCGCCGCCGGTGACGCCGAGAAGGCCAGCACCGCGCTGCGCGTGGCCGGGCGCAAGCTCGACAAGGCCGTCTCCAAGGGCGTCATCCACTCCAACCAGGCCGCCAACCGCAAGTCGGCGCTGGCGAAGGTCGTCTCCTCCGCCTCCTGA
- the holA gene encoding DNA polymerase III subunit delta, with protein MPAARSSSRSRSTGARGQGGAQALPWHQAEPGPVVLVTGPEQLLAERAVERVRDACRGRSPELEVVAVDAAAYRSGELSQWTSPSLFEEARLVVVSGLEAAPDALVTDVTAALGTLPDDVVLVLRHSGGARAGALLKAARELPGAVLVECPAVKTSAEQRAFAQTELRSHGRTIDDDALDALLLAVGSDLRSLAAACSQLADDVPRGAGQGGRAARLTADDVDRYYGGRAEVTGFKVADAAVAGQRAEALRLLRQALESGLDPVPLVAALALKLRGMAKVASAGRGSPDALAKGLGMAPWQVRTTRDALRGWTPDGIAAGITALAEADEAVKGGGRDPRYAVERAVIAITTARAG; from the coding sequence GTGCCCGCAGCCCGCTCCTCCAGCCGCAGCCGCTCCACCGGGGCCCGCGGCCAGGGCGGTGCGCAGGCGCTGCCGTGGCACCAGGCCGAGCCGGGGCCCGTGGTGCTCGTCACGGGACCGGAGCAGCTGCTCGCCGAGCGCGCCGTGGAGCGCGTCCGTGACGCGTGCCGCGGGCGCTCGCCGGAGCTGGAGGTGGTCGCGGTCGACGCCGCGGCGTACCGCTCCGGGGAGCTCTCCCAGTGGACCAGCCCCTCGCTGTTCGAGGAGGCGAGGCTCGTGGTGGTCAGCGGGCTCGAGGCCGCGCCCGACGCGCTCGTCACCGACGTCACCGCAGCCCTGGGCACCCTCCCGGACGACGTGGTGCTCGTCCTGCGCCACTCCGGAGGGGCCCGCGCCGGCGCCCTCCTCAAAGCCGCCCGCGAGCTGCCCGGCGCTGTGCTCGTGGAGTGCCCCGCCGTGAAGACCTCCGCCGAGCAGCGCGCGTTCGCCCAGACCGAGCTGCGCTCCCACGGGCGCACCATCGACGACGACGCGCTCGACGCACTGCTGCTGGCGGTCGGCTCGGACCTGCGCTCGCTGGCGGCCGCCTGCTCCCAGCTGGCGGACGACGTCCCCCGCGGTGCGGGGCAGGGCGGCCGGGCCGCCCGCCTCACCGCCGACGACGTGGACCGCTACTACGGCGGCCGCGCCGAGGTGACGGGCTTCAAGGTGGCTGACGCGGCCGTCGCCGGTCAGCGCGCCGAGGCGCTGCGGCTGCTGCGGCAGGCCCTGGAGTCCGGGCTCGACCCGGTGCCGCTGGTGGCGGCGCTCGCGCTCAAGCTGCGGGGCATGGCCAAGGTCGCCTCGGCCGGGCGGGGCTCGCCGGACGCGCTGGCCAAGGGTCTGGGGATGGCCCCCTGGCAGGTCCGCACCACGCGCGACGCCCTGCGCGGGTGGACCCCCGACGGCATCGCCGCCGGCATCACCGCCCTCGCCGAGGCCGACGAGGCGGTCAAGGGCGGTGGGCGGGACCCGCGGTACGCGGTGGAGCGGGCGGTCATCGCCATCACCACCGCCCGCGCCGGCTGA
- a CDS encoding ComEC/Rec2 family competence protein produces the protein MSEHPVLRLLLPGAHDQFQGGAEGRAERPLDARLVPAALAAWAWSAAALGLPLAVLAGAALSAVAGAAACASRSRSQSRTRGGARGASAGVALVLVVVTAVAVSVGAARLERSSGLLQPLAEQQATAVVQGVATSDAVRVRPDPARPWADSRPRWVLRLAARSVTGRGSTSPARAEVLVVGSDGWDAVRRGDVISATGRLQPTGPADPAAAVLLAVRAPDVSAPTGWAARTGQRLREGLVRACAPLPPDARGLLPGLVVGGTTALPDDLSAAMRATGLTHLTSVSGGNTALVAGAVLALATAAGVPRGPRLLLTGGGLLAYAALAGGEPSVLRAAAMGLAAVVGTLTARGGGGLPALALAVVVLLVADPWLGRQAGFALSVLATGALLLLAPAWAAALARPLLRGRVPGRRAAPVRDAVVVAVSAAVAVPLAAQVVCAPVVLLLAPGVPLLAVPANALAGPAVAPATLLGLLAALAEPLGPAGRAVAWASAHAGGLAAGWVAQVARAGAGSPAAVLPWPQGPLPAAGLALATAAVLAAGSAVRRARGRSPARGRRRG, from the coding sequence GTGAGCGAGCACCCGGTCCTGCGCCTGCTGCTGCCCGGCGCCCACGACCAGTTCCAGGGAGGCGCCGAGGGACGGGCGGAGCGGCCGCTGGACGCGCGCCTGGTGCCGGCCGCGCTGGCCGCCTGGGCGTGGTCGGCCGCGGCGCTCGGGCTGCCGCTGGCCGTGCTCGCCGGCGCGGCGCTCAGCGCCGTGGCAGGCGCTGCGGCGTGCGCCTCCCGGTCGAGGTCGCAGTCCCGGACCCGTGGGGGAGCCCGCGGGGCGAGCGCGGGCGTCGCCCTGGTGCTCGTGGTGGTGACCGCCGTCGCGGTGTCCGTGGGGGCCGCCCGCCTGGAGCGGTCCTCCGGTCTGCTGCAGCCGCTGGCCGAGCAGCAGGCGACGGCGGTGGTCCAGGGCGTGGCCACCTCCGACGCCGTCCGCGTCCGGCCCGACCCCGCACGCCCGTGGGCCGACTCCCGCCCGCGGTGGGTGCTGCGCCTGGCGGCGCGGTCGGTGACCGGCCGGGGCAGCACCTCCCCGGCGCGAGCCGAGGTGCTCGTGGTGGGGAGCGACGGCTGGGACGCCGTGCGCCGCGGGGATGTCATCAGCGCGACCGGGCGCCTGCAGCCCACCGGGCCCGCGGACCCGGCCGCCGCGGTGCTCCTCGCCGTCCGGGCCCCCGACGTGAGCGCACCCACGGGGTGGGCCGCGCGCACGGGGCAGCGGCTGCGCGAGGGGCTGGTCCGCGCCTGCGCCCCTCTGCCGCCCGACGCCCGGGGGCTGCTGCCGGGCCTGGTGGTCGGAGGCACCACCGCCCTGCCCGACGACCTCTCCGCGGCGATGCGCGCCACCGGCCTGACCCACCTCACCTCGGTCTCCGGCGGCAACACGGCCCTCGTCGCGGGAGCGGTGCTGGCACTGGCCACCGCCGCCGGCGTCCCGCGCGGCCCGCGCCTGCTGCTCACCGGCGGCGGACTGCTCGCCTACGCCGCGCTCGCGGGCGGGGAGCCGAGCGTGCTGCGCGCGGCGGCGATGGGGCTCGCCGCGGTGGTGGGCACCCTGACGGCCCGGGGCGGCGGAGGGCTGCCGGCGCTGGCCCTCGCCGTCGTCGTCCTCCTCGTGGCCGACCCGTGGCTCGGCCGGCAGGCGGGGTTCGCCCTGTCCGTGCTCGCCACCGGGGCGCTGCTGCTGCTCGCGCCCGCCTGGGCCGCCGCCCTGGCGCGGCCGCTGCTGCGCGGGCGGGTGCCGGGGCGGAGGGCGGCGCCGGTGAGGGACGCCGTGGTCGTGGCCGTGTCGGCGGCGGTCGCGGTGCCGCTGGCCGCGCAGGTGGTGTGCGCGCCGGTGGTCCTGCTGCTCGCCCCGGGGGTGCCGCTGCTGGCGGTGCCCGCCAACGCGCTGGCGGGCCCGGCGGTGGCACCCGCCACCCTGCTCGGGCTGCTCGCGGCCCTGGCCGAACCGCTCGGCCCGGCCGGGCGTGCGGTGGCGTGGGCGTCGGCGCACGCCGGAGGGCTGGCGGCCGGGTGGGTGGCGCAGGTGGCGCGGGCTGGCGCCGGGTCACCCGCGGCCGTGCTGCCCTGGCCCCAGGGACCGCTGCCGGCGGCGGGGCTGGCGCTCGCCACCGCTGCGGTGCTCGCCGCGGGTTCCGCTGTGCGCCGCGCCCGGGGACGGTCACCGGCGCGGGGGCGGCGGCGCGGCTGA
- a CDS encoding helix-hairpin-helix domain-containing protein, with translation MLDGVPGSGWQEDDDDGGASGAAAAPPELPAVRDRSALRGASRRQAQSAEPPWRPTALQRLREARWSLAPSAAAGALLVVAAVVVLLVLSAATSGGASVPTPTPGVAVPARTPAGASSSSSVSSASGVPVASPSPGGAVSGGAEVVVDVVGQVARPGLVRLPAGARADDAVRAAGGARPDADLRRVNLARVLVDGEQLVVPAPGEALPSPTSAPAGTGAAGGAGSAGSSGSSGSRAASGPVDLNSATLADLDALPGVGPVLAQRVLDWRAQHGRFSTVEELGEVPGFGPAALARLTPLLVV, from the coding sequence GTGCTGGACGGGGTGCCCGGCTCGGGCTGGCAGGAGGACGACGACGACGGCGGCGCCTCGGGCGCGGCCGCCGCGCCGCCCGAGCTCCCCGCTGTCAGGGACCGGTCGGCGCTGCGGGGCGCCTCGCGCCGGCAGGCGCAGTCCGCCGAGCCGCCGTGGCGCCCGACGGCGCTCCAGCGGCTGCGCGAGGCGCGCTGGTCGCTGGCACCGTCGGCGGCCGCCGGGGCGCTGCTCGTGGTGGCCGCCGTCGTGGTGCTCCTGGTGCTGTCCGCCGCCACGTCGGGAGGGGCGTCCGTGCCGACGCCCACGCCGGGCGTGGCTGTGCCGGCGCGCACCCCCGCCGGCGCCTCGTCGTCCTCGTCCGTCTCGTCGGCCTCGGGTGTGCCGGTGGCGTCCCCCTCCCCGGGAGGAGCGGTCTCCGGCGGCGCGGAGGTGGTGGTCGACGTGGTGGGGCAGGTGGCGCGCCCCGGCCTGGTGCGCCTGCCGGCCGGCGCGCGCGCCGACGACGCCGTCCGCGCCGCGGGAGGCGCACGTCCGGACGCCGACCTGCGGCGGGTGAACCTCGCGCGGGTGCTGGTGGACGGTGAGCAGCTGGTGGTCCCGGCGCCGGGGGAGGCGCTGCCCAGCCCCACCAGCGCCCCCGCCGGCACCGGAGCAGCCGGAGGAGCGGGGAGCGCGGGGAGTTCCGGGAGTTCGGGCAGCCGTGCGGCGAGCGGCCCGGTGGACCTCAACAGCGCCACCCTCGCCGACCTCGACGCCCTGCCCGGGGTGGGACCGGTGCTCGCGCAGCGCGTGCTCGACTGGCGCGCTCAGCACGGCAGGTTCTCCACCGTGGAGGAGCTGGGCGAGGTGCCCGGGTTCGGTCCGGCGGCGCTGGCGCGCCTGACGCCGCTGCTGGTCGTGTGA
- the leuS gene encoding leucine--tRNA ligase, with translation MSTTDQSAPATGAAPGDAPPQRYTAALAAQVELAWQQRWADEGTFEAPNPSGPWGDAEAVAGREPLFVMDMFPYPSGAGLHVGHPLGYIATDVWARYQRMNGRNVLHTLGYDAFGLPAEQYAVQTGQHPRVTTEANIATMRRQLRRLGLAHDARRSVSTIDPDYYRWTQWIFREVFESWYDPEAVRPDGGRGAARPVAELREAYESGARQPEDGSTWADLDDVARRRLVDDQRLAYISEAPVNWCPGLGTVLANEEVTADGRSERGNFPVVKRPLRQWMMRITAYADRLVDDLDRLDWPEAVKSMQRHWIGRSTGAQVRFALAGDGVEGGQLEVFTTRPDTLFGVTFMVVAPEHASLDELPAAWPAGTPDSWTGGAATPAEAVAAYRTQAAARTEAERTDEGRTKTGVFTGLHAVNPVTGTAVPVFTADYVLAGYGTGAIMAVPGQDERDFAFAERFELPVVRTVQPPEGFEGGAYTGAGPAINSSNDDVDLDGLEVAEAKERITAWLEATGAGRPVTTYRLRDWLFSRQRYWGEPFPVVYDEHGLPRAVPADQLPVLLPDVPDYSPRTFEPDDVTSEPSPPLSRVPEWVDVTLDLGDGPKRYRRETNTMPNWAGSCWYELRYLDPENSEKLVDPEVEAYWMGPRTDRAVRAADGTAVADTGGVDLYVGGVEHAVLHLLYARFWHKVLFDLGHVSSQEPFRRLFNQGYIQADAFTDVRGTYVPAAEVEETTSATGAREFTWQGEPVTREYGKMGKSLKNVVTPDDMYESYGADTFRVYEMSMGPLDDSRPWETRAVVGSQRFLQRLWRNVVDESTGEVTVSDAPADPATRALVHRTAAAVAADYEGLRFNTAVSKLIELNNELTKLSSVPREAAEALVLMVAPLAPHVAEELWSRLGHSGSLAFEGFPQADPALLVQQTVTCVVQLQGKVRDRLEVPADITEDALREQALASPALQRALDGRGVRTVIVRAPKLVNVVPA, from the coding sequence ATGAGCACCACGGACCAGTCCGCCCCCGCGACGGGCGCCGCCCCCGGTGACGCGCCCCCCCAGCGGTACACCGCCGCCCTCGCGGCGCAGGTGGAGCTCGCGTGGCAGCAGCGCTGGGCCGACGAGGGCACCTTTGAGGCGCCCAACCCCAGCGGTCCCTGGGGCGACGCCGAGGCCGTGGCCGGTCGCGAGCCGCTGTTCGTCATGGACATGTTCCCGTACCCCTCGGGCGCCGGGCTGCACGTGGGGCACCCGCTGGGCTACATCGCCACCGACGTGTGGGCTCGCTACCAGCGGATGAACGGCCGCAACGTGCTGCACACGCTGGGCTACGACGCCTTCGGCCTGCCCGCCGAGCAGTACGCCGTCCAGACCGGCCAGCACCCGCGGGTCACCACCGAGGCGAACATCGCCACGATGCGCCGCCAGCTGCGCCGCCTGGGCCTGGCCCACGACGCGCGCCGGTCCGTCTCCACCATCGACCCGGACTACTACCGCTGGACGCAGTGGATCTTCCGGGAGGTCTTCGAGAGCTGGTACGACCCGGAGGCCGTCCGCCCGGACGGCGGCCGCGGCGCCGCCCGCCCCGTCGCGGAGCTGCGCGAGGCGTACGAGTCGGGCGCCCGCCAGCCCGAGGACGGCTCGACCTGGGCCGACCTGGACGACGTCGCCCGCCGCCGCCTGGTGGACGACCAGCGCCTGGCGTACATCTCCGAGGCCCCGGTCAACTGGTGCCCGGGCCTGGGCACGGTGCTGGCCAACGAGGAGGTCACCGCCGACGGCCGCAGCGAGCGCGGCAACTTCCCCGTGGTCAAGCGTCCGCTGCGCCAGTGGATGATGCGGATCACCGCCTACGCCGACCGCCTGGTGGACGACCTGGACCGCCTGGACTGGCCCGAGGCCGTGAAGTCCATGCAGCGGCACTGGATCGGGCGCTCCACCGGCGCCCAGGTCCGCTTCGCCCTGGCCGGTGACGGCGTCGAGGGCGGCCAGCTGGAGGTGTTCACCACCCGCCCGGACACGCTGTTCGGCGTGACGTTCATGGTGGTGGCGCCCGAGCACGCCTCGCTGGACGAGCTGCCCGCGGCCTGGCCGGCCGGCACCCCGGACAGCTGGACCGGTGGTGCCGCGACCCCCGCCGAGGCCGTGGCCGCCTACCGGACGCAGGCCGCCGCCCGCACCGAGGCCGAGCGCACCGACGAGGGCCGCACCAAGACCGGCGTCTTCACCGGCCTGCACGCGGTCAACCCCGTCACCGGCACCGCCGTGCCCGTCTTCACCGCCGACTACGTGCTGGCCGGCTACGGCACCGGCGCGATCATGGCCGTGCCCGGCCAGGACGAGCGGGACTTCGCCTTCGCCGAGCGCTTCGAGCTGCCCGTCGTGCGCACCGTGCAGCCGCCGGAGGGCTTCGAGGGCGGCGCCTACACGGGCGCCGGTCCGGCGATCAACAGCTCCAACGACGACGTCGACCTGGACGGCCTGGAGGTCGCCGAGGCCAAGGAGCGCATCACCGCCTGGTTGGAGGCCACCGGTGCCGGCCGACCCGTCACCACGTACCGCCTGCGCGACTGGCTGTTCAGCCGCCAGCGCTACTGGGGCGAACCGTTCCCGGTCGTCTACGACGAGCACGGCCTGCCCCGCGCCGTCCCCGCCGACCAGCTGCCGGTGCTGCTGCCGGACGTGCCGGACTACTCCCCGCGCACCTTCGAGCCCGACGACGTCACCAGCGAGCCCTCCCCGCCGCTGTCGCGCGTGCCGGAGTGGGTGGACGTCACCCTGGACCTGGGTGACGGGCCCAAGCGGTACCGCCGCGAGACCAACACCATGCCCAACTGGGCGGGCTCGTGCTGGTACGAGCTGCGCTACCTGGACCCAGAGAACTCCGAGAAGCTGGTGGACCCGGAGGTCGAGGCGTACTGGATGGGCCCGCGCACCGATCGGGCGGTCCGCGCCGCCGACGGCACCGCGGTGGCGGACACCGGTGGCGTCGACCTGTACGTCGGCGGCGTCGAGCACGCCGTGCTGCACCTGCTGTACGCCCGGTTCTGGCACAAGGTGCTGTTCGACCTGGGCCACGTCTCCTCGCAGGAGCCGTTCCGCCGCCTGTTCAACCAGGGCTACATCCAGGCCGACGCCTTCACCGACGTCCGTGGCACCTACGTGCCCGCTGCGGAGGTGGAGGAGACCACCTCCGCCACGGGGGCACGCGAGTTCACGTGGCAGGGCGAGCCCGTCACCCGCGAGTACGGGAAGATGGGCAAGTCCCTGAAGAACGTCGTCACGCCCGACGACATGTACGAGTCCTACGGCGCTGACACGTTCCGCGTGTACGAGATGTCGATGGGGCCCCTGGACGACTCCCGGCCCTGGGAGACCCGCGCGGTGGTCGGCTCGCAGCGCTTCCTGCAGCGGCTGTGGCGCAACGTCGTCGACGAGTCCACCGGGGAGGTGACCGTCAGCGACGCCCCCGCTGACCCGGCGACCCGCGCGCTGGTGCACCGCACCGCGGCGGCCGTCGCGGCCGACTACGAGGGGCTGCGCTTCAACACCGCGGTGTCCAAGCTCATCGAGCTCAACAACGAGCTCACCAAGCTGTCCTCCGTGCCGCGCGAGGCGGCGGAGGCCCTCGTGCTCATGGTGGCGCCGCTGGCCCCGCACGTGGCCGAGGAGCTGTGGTCCCGGCTGGGCCACTCCGGCTCCCTGGCGTTCGAGGGCTTCCCCCAGGCCGACCCGGCGCTGCTGGTGCAGCAGACGGTGACGTGCGTGGTGCAGCTGCAGGGCAAGGTCCGCGACCGCCTCGAGGTGCCGGCCGACATCACCGAGGACGCCCTGCGCGAGCAGGCGCTGGCCTCCCCGGCCCTGCAGCGGGCGCTGGACGGCCGAGGGGTGCGCACGGTCATCGTCCGGGCCCCGAAGCTCGTCAACGTGGTGCCCGCCTGA
- a CDS encoding UbiA family prenyltransferase: MGSGTQRGPVRAVLAVVVDLGRACHPAPTVAVTSFAAALAAAAAAPGRRTGTAGRVALAVGLGHLAIGWTNDALDAPLDAAAGRTEKPVAAGRLPRAAVAAAAVLAAAAAVPSSLALDRGRAGAGRLHLAGVVGALGYDLGLKGTLASPLPYLLFFGALPAVATGAAGRPAPRLLCGAAALLGLAAHLANTVPDAEADAATGVRGLPQRLGPRASRTGAALGVALADAVLLLGRRRDLGRTTTALLLAAGAAGALGAAADGRTGFRAVMGAAALSVAGVLTDVAGSRGALLR; this comes from the coding sequence ATGGGCAGCGGGACGCAGCGGGGACCCGTGCGCGCGGTGCTCGCCGTCGTCGTCGACCTGGGCCGCGCCTGCCACCCGGCTCCGACGGTCGCCGTCACCTCCTTCGCCGCCGCCCTGGCCGCGGCCGCGGCCGCGCCGGGACGCCGCACGGGCACCGCGGGCCGGGTCGCGCTCGCCGTGGGGCTGGGGCACCTGGCGATCGGCTGGACCAACGACGCCCTCGACGCCCCGCTCGACGCCGCCGCCGGCCGCACCGAGAAGCCCGTGGCAGCAGGACGCCTGCCCCGGGCGGCCGTCGCGGCGGCCGCGGTGCTGGCGGCGGCCGCCGCCGTGCCGAGCTCGCTGGCCCTGGACCGCGGCCGCGCGGGCGCCGGCCGCCTGCACCTGGCGGGAGTGGTGGGCGCTCTGGGCTACGACCTCGGGCTCAAGGGCACCCTCGCCAGCCCGCTGCCGTACCTGCTCTTCTTCGGCGCGCTGCCCGCCGTGGCCACCGGCGCCGCGGGCCGCCCCGCACCGCGGCTGCTGTGCGGCGCCGCCGCGCTGCTGGGCCTGGCCGCGCACCTGGCCAACACCGTCCCGGACGCCGAGGCCGACGCCGCCACCGGGGTCCGCGGCCTGCCCCAGCGCCTCGGGCCGCGCGCCAGCCGGACCGGGGCGGCGCTGGGGGTGGCGCTCGCGGACGCCGTGCTCCTCCTGGGCCGCCGGCGCGACCTCGGCCGGACGACGACGGCGCTGCTGCTCGCCGCGGGGGCCGCCGGAGCCCTCGGTGCCGCCGCCGACGGGCGCACCGGGTTCCGCGCCGTCATGGGGGCAGCGGCGCTGAGCGTGGCCGGGGTGCTCACCGACGTCGCCGGGAGCCGGGGCGCGCTGCTGCGCTGA
- a CDS encoding GGDEF domain-containing protein, producing MEVAETAQRRTGTRGTAGLVVGTWGGSAAAAGAGLALCAATGSAWPAAALPVLGGALAVVPLSGLATALAAAPLAAATVAVALAAVGRGDLEAAAGLGASLVVGALVAVAVLLTRRRTAVELEAALQLADAVSVVDESTGCYNANGLDLLARHVLGAARRSSGAMHASLVQLGDLEPVRELGGPEAVAEVVGGVADALRGSTRGADVVGRWADDLFVVLGPGTGTTPAELERRLRVRLLGSPDAPLVRWACSLTVGSGLLEPWDSGGLAELVSRAEQDLALRRALRAPSAVEPVRSRPSRRNEDQTGSLG from the coding sequence GTGGAGGTGGCTGAGACGGCGCAGCGGCGCACGGGCACGCGGGGTACCGCGGGGCTCGTGGTGGGCACGTGGGGAGGCTCGGCGGCTGCCGCCGGGGCCGGCCTCGCGCTGTGCGCTGCCACCGGGTCCGCCTGGCCCGCGGCCGCGCTGCCCGTGCTGGGCGGCGCCCTCGCCGTCGTCCCGCTCAGCGGTCTCGCCACCGCCCTGGCCGCCGCGCCGCTGGCCGCCGCCACCGTCGCGGTGGCGCTCGCCGCGGTCGGGCGCGGAGACCTGGAGGCGGCCGCGGGGCTGGGCGCGTCGCTGGTGGTGGGCGCGCTCGTCGCCGTCGCCGTCCTGCTGACCCGCCGCCGCACGGCCGTCGAGCTGGAGGCTGCGCTGCAGCTCGCCGACGCCGTGTCCGTGGTGGACGAGTCCACCGGCTGCTACAACGCCAACGGCCTCGACCTGCTCGCCCGCCACGTGCTGGGCGCGGCCCGCCGCTCCAGCGGGGCGATGCACGCCTCCCTCGTGCAGCTCGGGGACCTCGAGCCGGTGCGGGAGCTCGGCGGCCCGGAGGCCGTGGCGGAGGTGGTCGGCGGTGTGGCCGACGCGCTGCGCGGCAGCACCCGCGGCGCGGACGTGGTCGGCCGCTGGGCCGACGACCTCTTCGTGGTGCTCGGTCCCGGCACCGGCACCACCCCCGCGGAGCTGGAGCGCCGCCTGCGCGTGCGCCTGCTCGGCAGCCCCGACGCCCCGCTCGTGCGCTGGGCCTGCTCGCTGACCGTGGGGTCCGGGCTGCTCGAGCCGTGGGACTCCGGGGGCCTGGCGGAGCTGGTCAGCCGCGCCGAGCAGGACCTCGCCCTGCGCCGCGCCCTGCGCGCCCCCAGCGCCGTCGAGCCGGTGCGCTCGCGCCCCTCGCGCCGCAACGAGGACCAGACCGGCTCCCTGGGCTGA
- a CDS encoding ChaB family protein, with the protein MAMTTKTGKVREDELPSTLQRSDEKAQATFAKAHDSAEETYADEPNTAERARRTAFAALKHTHEKVGDHWEPKEGGRRGPSDAQAERGAAGDGADLPTAGGVDAHATKAHLLDLARRLDVPGRSSMTKDELVAALQRANEKETARAREGS; encoded by the coding sequence ATGGCGATGACCACGAAGACCGGGAAGGTCCGCGAGGACGAGCTGCCCAGCACGCTGCAGCGCTCGGACGAGAAGGCGCAGGCGACGTTCGCGAAGGCTCACGACTCCGCGGAGGAGACCTACGCCGACGAGCCGAACACCGCCGAGCGGGCCCGCCGCACGGCGTTCGCGGCGCTGAAGCACACCCACGAGAAGGTCGGGGACCACTGGGAGCCCAAGGAGGGCGGGCGCCGCGGCCCCTCCGACGCCCAGGCCGAGCGCGGCGCCGCTGGCGACGGCGCTGACCTCCCCACGGCCGGCGGGGTGGACGCGCACGCCACCAAGGCGCACCTGCTCGACCTGGCGCGGCGCCTCGACGTGCCCGGCCGGTCCTCCATGACCAAGGACGAGCTGGTGGCGGCCCTGCAGCGGGCCAACGAGAAGGAGACCGCCAGGGCCCGTGAGGGCTCCTGA
- the mscL gene encoding large conductance mechanosensitive channel protein MscL, which yields MKGFREFILRGNVVDLAIAVLIGAAFGAVVKSFTENLLTPLLGAFGGVPDFSALAFTVNGSKFGIGAFINALVAFVITAAILYFLVVKPVNALMARYRTEPEPKAPVHECPECLSKIPVKATRCAFCTAQVVPAA from the coding sequence GTGAAGGGCTTCCGCGAGTTCATCCTGCGCGGCAACGTGGTCGACCTGGCCATCGCCGTGCTCATCGGCGCGGCGTTCGGAGCCGTGGTCAAGTCGTTCACCGAGAACCTGCTGACGCCGCTGCTGGGCGCCTTCGGGGGCGTCCCCGACTTCTCAGCGCTGGCCTTCACGGTGAACGGCAGCAAGTTCGGCATCGGTGCCTTCATCAACGCCCTCGTCGCGTTCGTCATCACCGCGGCGATCCTCTACTTCCTGGTGGTCAAGCCGGTCAACGCGCTCATGGCGCGCTACCGCACCGAGCCGGAGCCGAAGGCCCCCGTGCACGAGTGCCCCGAGTGCCTGTCCAAGATCCCGGTGAAGGCCACGCGCTGCGCCTTCTGCACCGCGCAGGTCGTGCCCGCCGCCTGA